A window of Neorhizobium galegae bv. orientalis str. HAMBI 540 genomic DNA:
CTATTTCGGTTACGACTTCATCACCGTCACCAAGGAAAGCGCCGAATGGCAGCACCTGAAGCCGGCGATCCTCGGTTCCATCATGGAGCATTTCATGTCCGGCGCGCCGGTCATGGGTGGTACGTCCACGCTTGCGGAAGCATCCGACGTGGAAGGTGAGTTCTTCGACGAGGACGACGAAACGATCGTCGCGACGATCAAGGAACTGCTCGAAACCCGCGTCCGCCCGGCCGTCGCCCAGGACGGCGGCGACATTACCTTCAAGGGTTTCCGCGACGGCACGGTCTACCTCAACATGAAGGGCGCATGCTCGGGTTGCCCGTCTTCCACGGCGACGCTGAAGCATGGCGTACAGAACCTGCTCAAGCATTTCGTTCCGGAAGTGCAGGCCGTCGAAGCTCTCTGAGCCCGCCGGCACCGTTGAATGATTATTCTCGCCATCGATACCGCCGGGGTGGATTGCTCCGCAGCGCTCTATGACAGCGCCGCGGGCAAAATGCTGTCTGAAGTCACCGAGACGATCGGCAAGGGCCATGCCGAAAGGCTGATGTCGGTCATCGACGAAGCGCTCGCCGCCGCCAGTCTTCCCCTCAAAGCCGTCGAGCGCGTCGCGGTCGTCATCGGCCCGGGCTCGTTCACCGGCATTCGCGTCGGCGTCGCCGCCGCCCGTGGTTTCGCGCTCGCGCTCGGCGTCGAGTCGGTCGGCGTGACCACGCTCGAGGCGTTGGCGCTCAAGTTTCTGGGTGAACATCCCGACCAGCCGGTCGTGGTTGCCATGGATGCCAAACGCAACGAGATCTACACTCAGGCGTTTTCCGCCAAGGGTGAGGCGTTGAGCCAACCCGCAGCGCTTTCGCCGGAGGATGCTTCGGAACTTGCCCAGTCTCTTTCGGCAGCAATGACCGGCTCCTGGGTAGAGCATTCCCTTGGTAAGGGAGTGGCCGAATATGACGGGCGGGATCGCTTCGACATTGCCGTCGTCGCGCGCATCGCTGCCGAAAAACCTGCGGATGCGCAACGCCCTAAACCGTTGTATCTTCGGGGACCCGATGCGAAACCGCAGACCGGTTTCGCCCTTGCCCGTTCGTGAATGTACAGACTGCGCCGATGCTCGACGATTATCTGACCTGGAAGCCGTATTTCGAAGTCGTGCCGATGGAGGCCGGCGATTGCCTGGAGATCTCCGAGCTGCATGGCCAGCGGTTTCCGCGCCAATGGAGCGATGGCGAATTCCAGAACCTCCTCCTGCAGCACAATGTCTTCGGTTTTATCGCCCGCCAGACCAATGCGTTCTTCTCGAAGCCGCTCGGCGGTTTCGTTCTTTCGCGTGAGGCGGCCGGCGAGGCAGAGATTTTGACGGTCGCCGTCAACGAGAAATTCGGCCGAGTGGGGCTCGGCTGGCGTCTGATGCAGGCGGCCTTGCGCGAGGCGGCGTCGCGCGGCGGGGAGAGCATGTTCCTGGAAGTGGAGGCAGCCAACCGCCCTGCCGTCGAGCTTTACCGCAAGCTCGGTTTCCGCAAAGTGGGCGAACGCCCCGCCTATTATGCCGGGCCGGATGGGACGCGCTCCACGGCGCTTGTCATGAGCCGCGTTCTTCGTTAGTCCGTTAGTTTCTACGGGAACGTTTCGAAAGCCAAAACGACATGACAGACCTTTCCAAAACCCTGGAGGAGCTGTGTGCCGAAAAGGGCATGCGAATGACGGATCAACGCCGCGTGATCGCGCGTATCCTGCAGGAATCCGTTGACCATCCAGATGTCGAGGAACTCTATCGCCGGTCCTCGAAAGTCGACCCCCGTATCTCGATCTC
This region includes:
- the tsaB gene encoding tRNA (adenosine(37)-N6)-threonylcarbamoyltransferase complex dimerization subunit type 1 TsaB, yielding MIILAIDTAGVDCSAALYDSAAGKMLSEVTETIGKGHAERLMSVIDEALAAASLPLKAVERVAVVIGPGSFTGIRVGVAAARGFALALGVESVGVTTLEALALKFLGEHPDQPVVVAMDAKRNEIYTQAFSAKGEALSQPAALSPEDASELAQSLSAAMTGSWVEHSLGKGVAEYDGRDRFDIAVVARIAAEKPADAQRPKPLYLRGPDAKPQTGFALARS
- a CDS encoding GNAT family N-acetyltransferase, which produces MLDDYLTWKPYFEVVPMEAGDCLEISELHGQRFPRQWSDGEFQNLLLQHNVFGFIARQTNAFFSKPLGGFVLSREAAGEAEILTVAVNEKFGRVGLGWRLMQAALREAASRGGESMFLEVEAANRPAVELYRKLGFRKVGERPAYYAGPDGTRSTALVMSRVLR
- a CDS encoding NifU family protein, which gives rise to MFIQTEATPNPATLKFLPGKVVMDKGTADFRNAGEAEASPLAERLFGISGVTGVYFGYDFITVTKESAEWQHLKPAILGSIMEHFMSGAPVMGGTSTLAEASDVEGEFFDEDDETIVATIKELLETRVRPAVAQDGGDITFKGFRDGTVYLNMKGACSGCPSSTATLKHGVQNLLKHFVPEVQAVEAL